The segment TTAAAAGGCTCTGGATGATAGTCCAGGGCCTTTTTCTTTTTGCGAGCAGTTTACGCCGCCAAGCCGCGGCTAACCCACCTAAGGTCCTAAAGAATCCTAGCAATAAGTCCGAAGAAGGATTCGAGGGACGAATGAAAAAAGTTAGCGAGTTAATGGACGAGCTGGGCTTTGATCCAGAAGGATCTCCCGCCGTCAAAGAAGCATTTATTAAGTATCTTATTAAGGCGAGCGAAGGAGTGAATGTACTTACTCCGACGGAGAAAACTTTGATCAAGGCCGATCCAAACAAGATCAAAGTCCTGCCCGTTGCTCACAAGGCAGAGCAGCTCAGCTTCGGCTTCCACAATGAAACACAACCAAGGTCCAACTTTTCACGCAAAGCTCATAAATAAATAACGTAATTATTCGACCTTGGTACCATTTTGGAACTAGGTCGATGAATGAGATTCTCTCCCTAAAATTTCATCTCTGATCGAACCATCAATCCAAGGAGGGATTATGAAAAGGCTTGTGAAAAAAGCCCGTCTCGTGTCAGTTGTTGGCGCACTCTTCGCCTCAGCATTTGCAACAGCAGCTCAGCCAGAAGCAGTTCCAGGTGAGTACGTCGTTAAGTTGAGAGAACCAATCTCTGCTTATAAGAATCAAATGAATGTATTGAGCCAAGAGCTCGGTTCATACATTAAGTCTTCAATTCCAGGTCAAAACATCGTAGTTATCAAACGCCCTGTGTTTGAAATGCAATCATCGGTTGTAAAAGCGATGGCGCAAAATCCAAGCATCGAAGTGATCGAGCCTAACTATATTTATCATGCAAGCAGAACTCCGAACGATCCAATGCTCGGCCAGCTTTGGGGTATGCTCAACGTCGGCCAAGCAGATGCAGACAAGCAACAAGGTATTGCGGGAACTGATATTGGCGCGACTCAAGCTTGGGACATCGAAACGGGTTCTAAGAATGTGATTATCGCCGTTATCGATACAGGGGTTGATTACACAAACCCTGACTTGGCTCCTAATATGTGGACCAATGCAGCTGAATTGAACGGTAAAAAAGGTGTTGATGATGATGGTAATGGCGTTGTTGACGACATCTATGGTTACAACACGATCAATAACAGCGGTGATCCAAAAGATGACCACGGTCACGGTTCGCACTGCTCTGGCACTATCGGTGCTAAAGGTGATGATGGCAAAGGGATCGTAGGTGTTAACTGGAATACTCGCATCATGGCAGTTAAGTTCCTCGATGCAAACGGTTCTGGTACTCTTGAAAATGCAATCAAAGGTATCGATTACGCTTCTAAAATGGGCGCAAAGATCATGTCGAACTCATGGGGCGGCGGCGGCGAATCTCAAACTTTGAGAGAAGCTATTGAAAGATCTAACAAAGCCGGCGCTCTTTTCGTAGCAGCAGCTGGTAACGAATCTAACAACAACGATGCGAACCCTTCTTACCCGGCTTCTTACCAAGTACCAAACGTACTTTCAGTCGCAGCAGTAGATAATAGAGGCCAAATTGCTTCTTTCTCTAACTACGGTAAGAACTCAGTTCATGTTGGTGCGCCCGGTGTGAACATCGTGAGCACAACGACTAATGGATATGAAGCATGGTCTGGGACTTCAATGGCGACTCCGCATGTATCAGGTGTTGCTGGTTTGATTGCTTCTCATGAGCCTGGTTTGAGCGCGATTGAAATCAGAAACCGCATTATCACGACAGCTCGTCCAATCGCGGGTCTTCGTGGCAAAGTTCGTGGCGCCGGTTTCGTAAACGCTTATGCAGCTTTAACAAACACAGTTCCACAACCTGACGCGAACGATCCAGCAAACTGGCAAGCAATGTCGGTGTCTGCGGCGACAGCTCATCCATATGCTGATAAGTCGAATGAAACATACGAAGTTTCTGTGCCGGGCGCGAAAGAGTTCTCTCTTTACTTCTCGAAGTTCGAAACTGAAAGAGGTTACGACACAGTTCAATTCTTCGATGCAAAAGGCAAACTCGTAGGAGAAATGTCAGGCAATAACGATGACAGCTTCTCGCCTGTGATCACTGGTGATTATGTGAAAATCGTCTTCAAGTCCGATGACTCTGTAAGCCTCTACGGCTTTGAAGTGACAAAGGCAGCTTGGAGATAAGTTAGCGATACCTCCAATTGGTTAAGCCACCGTGATGAACGGTGGCTTTTTTATTTTCTGCGAGATGGTCGTAGAAAATTCGGCCTTAAAGCTCGTATTTTTTAAGAAAGGCGTCCATCTTCATATTGATGTAATCCGGAAAATCAAGCTGAGTGCAGTGAGAGCCATAAGGCACAACCACAAACTCACTGCCGGCAATCTTATGATGGAACTCTTGCTGGAACTTCTGAGGAGTCACATTGTCGCGTTCGCCAGAGATGATCAACGTCGGCACATTCACTGTTGGAAGAATGAGCTCGCCGTCGAATTTCATGAGCTCTTCGAATAAAACCAAGAAAGTGCGGAGATCCATGTGAGCAACTCCGCGAGCATACACTTCGATATCTTTGAAATGAGTGAGCTTCAGATTGAAGCCACCAGCAGCGCCAGCAAGGAACATCGAGAAAGGATTATCTACAGCCATTCTCCACAAGGTTGTCCACAGATCCGGAGACTTTTCATATTGAGCTTTCACAAAATAATAAAAAGGCTCTACGACATCGAGACCGAACATGCCCTTGATAGGATTCTTAGAAAATCCGTTGATGTATGTCATTGAGCCAATACGCTCAGGAGCAACACGGAAAAGCTCTAGCAATAAAGGCGCGCCGAAGCTGTGACCGGCAAAGTGCGCTTTTGAAATTTGCAGATGATCCATGAGTCCCACGATATCATCGACAAGATCCGAGACTTTCAAATTCTGCGGATTTCCGAGGGGCTGGCTCTTATGATGACCACGAATATCGAAAGTAATCACTTTGTAGTGCTTTGAGAAATGCTCCATTTGGAAGTGCCAGTGATTCATGAGGCAGGCAATTCCATAGATCAGAATCAACGGCTCCCCTTCACCACGAACTTCGTAGTAAATCGGAGTCTTGTCGAAGCTTTCAAAGACGCCACTTTCTTTTTCAATCATTGTCATGAGAAACAGCCTTTAAATATACGTGACCTTGATCAGGGTTCCGCCAATGCGAATGAGATCCCCATCTTGAAGAGTTTCGGTTTCAACGGGTTGATTGTTGAGACTTAACTTATTCCTGCAGAGGTTTTTAATTTTGGCCAGACCATCGCCGGGGACGATTTCAAAAGCAAGGTCCGGAGCTTCAGGATCCCGCAGGTCTATATCCAGCGAGTTTGCCCCGGCAATTCGCGGCCCATAACCCAAGTGCAAAGTTTCATCGGCTTGAATGCCCTGAACAAAGCGAAGTTTCAAAGTTGGCGAAAAAGGCAGGCCTTTCCCTTCGACCAGTTTGTTTTGAATCCAGTCGCTAGGAAGTTTTTCCACGAGGTTTTCCCGCCAAGAACGGACCCGGGCAAACTCTTCAGCCTTTGGAGTTTCCACCGTAAGAACGCGGAAATTTGTTCTACCTAAACGGAACGTGACGCCTGGCAACATAGAGACGCGTTTCACCCGCCGGTTCGACAGCAAGATGCCATTTGAGGAGTCTAAATCAATTAAAACGTACTGACCCTTATTATCGACCTCAAAACGAGCATGCTCGCCGGAGATTTTCTCGTCGTTGATGACGATCTCTCCGCGGTTGCGGCCGATCTTGTGGCCGTCTTCTACCTTGTATCGTGAGCCCTGATGGGGCCCATCGAGAGCCTCTATGAATAGTACCATGTAATTATTGTAAGGAGCTTTTCGAAAACCTTCAACACTCCCCGCTTGTGCTTATCCTTTGGGCGTGCTAAACCATCGAACTCAGTTAAGAAAGTCATCCTTGCTCCTGACATTGGGTCAGGGGCTATAAACCGAAAGGATCGAAATGGAAACATCTAAAGCGACTGTAAAACGTCCTTATGAAGTAATCGTTGTCGTTCACCCAGACGCGACCGTTGACGAACAAAAAGAGCTTTTCAGAAAAAATAAAGCTACTATCGAAACCTACAAAGGTTCTGTGTTCTCATTGGAAACTTGGGGCAAACGCACGCTTGCTAACCCTATTGGTAAGTTGAAGAAAGCTATTTTCTTCCATTCTTACTTCGAAGCAGACACTCAAGCGATCAACGAGCTTGAGCGTACTATGCGCATCAACGAAAAAGTACTTCGCTTCATGCACACTCGTCTTGACGAGCGTACAGCTTTGGCGAAGCACGCTGAAACCTTCAAAAAAGGTTTGGCTGAATCTGCAGCACGTGAAAAAGAGCGCGAAGCAAAAATCGCAGCTCGTAAAGCGGCTTTTGCAGCAGCTAACTCTGAACGTGGTGAGCGCGGCGATCGCGGTGACCGTCCAGAGCGTGGCGAACGCGGTGATCGTGGTGATCGCGGCGATCGTTTTGAGAAGAAGTAGTCTCTGACGAAACTCGAGGGTCTTTAAGATGAGAGTTAAACACTCGCCCCGAAAATTCCTGGCCATTTTTTCGATTTCAGTTTTGTTATCATTACTGACGGTGGTTTTTGGGGCTCCTCTCATGCGCGTACTACGAATTACTTACGGCGCGCTTACTTATTGGCTCTTGGGTGTCGCAGTGGCGGCCTTCTTCTGGTTTATCGATGCTCCGGCTCTCGCACTCTTTGTAGGCTCTATTTGGATGACTTTAGGGGTTTACATGGAATTGGAGAGAAAGGGCCTTCGATGGACAGCCTCCGCCCTCATTGGGATTGTCTCTGGTCTGTTGTTTTTTGCAACGGCGGCAGTGATTAATCTCGGTAAAGTTGGAGTGCATGATCTTGCTGCGGCTAAGACCCTTGTAGAACAGTTCATCAACGACAAGATCGTAGCGATGAATCCTGGTCTGCAATTAGATGCCGGTCTTCTGGTCCAGCTCATCCCATCAGCGATCGTCACTATCTTGGTAGTGGCCCTAGGTGTTGGGTTGATGTTTGAGAAAAGAGTTTTTTCCTGGTTGGATCTTCCGCGGGAAAGAGTGGCTTCTCAACTCAAATTGTTGGAATTTCGCCTTCCAGATTTTGTGATCTGGGTTGCGATGATAGCCTTCCTTCTGACAATGGAGAATTTCAACGTGAAGGCGTTAGAGATTCTTGGATTGAATATCGTCAACGTATGTACGGTGCTTTATTTCTTCCAGGGTTTGGCAATAATTGAGGTAAGTCTCAGATCTTTCAGAGCCGGTGCTTTGCTAAGAGCTGTGACTTATTTATTACTAGTCGGCCAATTGTTCCCAGCAGTGTGTGCAATTGGTTTGATTGATTACTGGGTTGATTTCAGAAAGCGTCTCAAAAAAATGAGACTGGCTTCTGGGAAAAACTAGAAATAGTGAGGATCAAATGAAAGTTATTCTTTCAAAAGACGTAAAAGATGTGGGTAAAGTTGGCGATCTCGTTAACGTATCTGAAGGTTTCGCACGCAACTTCTTGTTCCCAAGAAAGTTGGCTGCTGAAGCTACTGAAAAACGCGTAAAAGAGTGGGAACACTTGAAGCGCGTTGCTGATGCGAAGAAGAAAAAAGCGATCGCTGAAAGACAAGCTGTCTTGGCGAAAATCAACGGCACAACTGTGAACTTCAAAGTTGCAGCTGGTGAGAACGACAAACTCTTCGGTACAGTGACTACGACTGACATCTCTAAAGAGTTGGATAAAGCAGGTCACTCTGTAGACCGCCGTGATATCCACTTGGAAGAGCCGATCAAGGTTCTTGGCCAGCACAAAGCTGTCATCCGCATGGGTGAAGGCGCTGAAGCTAAGATCATGATCAACGTAGAGCGCGCTTAATCGCCCGCCTTACAAAGAG is part of the Bdellovibrionales bacterium genome and harbors:
- a CDS encoding S8 family serine peptidase, whose product is MKRLVKKARLVSVVGALFASAFATAAQPEAVPGEYVVKLREPISAYKNQMNVLSQELGSYIKSSIPGQNIVVIKRPVFEMQSSVVKAMAQNPSIEVIEPNYIYHASRTPNDPMLGQLWGMLNVGQADADKQQGIAGTDIGATQAWDIETGSKNVIIAVIDTGVDYTNPDLAPNMWTNAAELNGKKGVDDDGNGVVDDIYGYNTINNSGDPKDDHGHGSHCSGTIGAKGDDGKGIVGVNWNTRIMAVKFLDANGSGTLENAIKGIDYASKMGAKIMSNSWGGGGESQTLREAIERSNKAGALFVAAAGNESNNNDANPSYPASYQVPNVLSVAAVDNRGQIASFSNYGKNSVHVGAPGVNIVSTTTNGYEAWSGTSMATPHVSGVAGLIASHEPGLSAIEIRNRIITTARPIAGLRGKVRGAGFVNAYAALTNTVPQPDANDPANWQAMSVSAATAHPYADKSNETYEVSVPGAKEFSLYFSKFETERGYDTVQFFDAKGKLVGEMSGNNDDSFSPVITGDYVKIVFKSDDSVSLYGFEVTKAAWR
- a CDS encoding alpha/beta hydrolase translates to MTMIEKESGVFESFDKTPIYYEVRGEGEPLILIYGIACLMNHWHFQMEHFSKHYKVITFDIRGHHKSQPLGNPQNLKVSDLVDDIVGLMDHLQISKAHFAGHSFGAPLLLELFRVAPERIGSMTYINGFSKNPIKGMFGLDVVEPFYYFVKAQYEKSPDLWTTLWRMAVDNPFSMFLAGAAGGFNLKLTHFKDIEVYARGVAHMDLRTFLVLFEELMKFDGELILPTVNVPTLIISGERDNVTPQKFQQEFHHKIAGSEFVVVPYGSHCTQLDFPDYINMKMDAFLKKYEL
- a CDS encoding FHA domain-containing protein, coding for MVLFIEALDGPHQGSRYKVEDGHKIGRNRGEIVINDEKISGEHARFEVDNKGQYVLIDLDSSNGILLSNRRVKRVSMLPGVTFRLGRTNFRVLTVETPKAEEFARVRSWRENLVEKLPSDWIQNKLVEGKGLPFSPTLKLRFVQGIQADETLHLGYGPRIAGANSLDIDLRDPEAPDLAFEIVPGDGLAKIKNLCRNKLSLNNQPVETETLQDGDLIRIGGTLIKVTYI
- the rpsF gene encoding 30S ribosomal protein S6 yields the protein METSKATVKRPYEVIVVVHPDATVDEQKELFRKNKATIETYKGSVFSLETWGKRTLANPIGKLKKAIFFHSYFEADTQAINELERTMRINEKVLRFMHTRLDERTALAKHAETFKKGLAESAAREKEREAKIAARKAAFAAANSERGERGDRGDRPERGERGDRGDRGDRFEKK
- a CDS encoding DUF2232 domain-containing protein, with protein sequence MRVKHSPRKFLAIFSISVLLSLLTVVFGAPLMRVLRITYGALTYWLLGVAVAAFFWFIDAPALALFVGSIWMTLGVYMELERKGLRWTASALIGIVSGLLFFATAAVINLGKVGVHDLAAAKTLVEQFINDKIVAMNPGLQLDAGLLVQLIPSAIVTILVVALGVGLMFEKRVFSWLDLPRERVASQLKLLEFRLPDFVIWVAMIAFLLTMENFNVKALEILGLNIVNVCTVLYFFQGLAIIEVSLRSFRAGALLRAVTYLLLVGQLFPAVCAIGLIDYWVDFRKRLKKMRLASGKN
- a CDS encoding 50S ribosomal protein L9 — translated: MKVILSKDVKDVGKVGDLVNVSEGFARNFLFPRKLAAEATEKRVKEWEHLKRVADAKKKKAIAERQAVLAKINGTTVNFKVAAGENDKLFGTVTTTDISKELDKAGHSVDRRDIHLEEPIKVLGQHKAVIRMGEGAEAKIMINVERA